The DNA segment ACCCCGGCCGACCTCGCCTTCAGCCCTATGCACGATTCGTTGAACGGTGGCTAGTCCGATTCCCGTTCCCTCGAACTCGCGAGCGGCGGGAAGGCGCTGGAACACGCCGAAGAGCTTCGGGGCGTCGGCCACGCCACGGTGGTCGCGTCCTATGTCGAACCCTGCCCCTTCGTCGCGGACGAAGTAGACGACCGGATGGACAGCGTTCTGTAATGGGGGATCCGGGGCTCCTCACGATCGCGCTCGAGAATCTCCTCGGCAATGCGTGGAAATTCACTCGCAAGCGCCAACTTGCCCGCATCGAGTCCGTGCTGGGGCCACACCAAACTCCTGCACGCTATTCTTAGTCCCGCCGACCTGAGGTGCGATGGAAGACACGGCTGTCTCCACCGACGGAATCCCTCTCCGTTTCGAGGCGCGAGGATCGGGCGCTCTCGCCCTCGTGTTCGTGCACGTCTGGTCGTGCGATCGAAGTTACTGGAAGCCGGAGCTTGATTACTTCGCGGACGAATTTCAGGTCGTGGCAATCGATCTCGCTGGGCACGGCGAATCAGGGATGGGACGAGACGATTGGACGATGCCGGCCTTCGGGGACGACGTCGTCGCCGTCGCTGATCATCTAGTTGTAGTTCCCACCGAGGTTGTTTACATAGGGAGAGCCTCCCTGCACGGTTTGGGC comes from the Actinomycetota bacterium genome and includes:
- a CDS encoding alpha/beta hydrolase, translating into MEDTAVSTDGIPLRFEARGSGALALVFVHVWSCDRSYWKPELDYFADEFQVVAIDLAGHGESGMGRDDWTMPAFGDDVVAVADHLVVVPTEVVYIGRASLHGLG